The DNA window ttgagacaggcccttactgtgtagcccaggctaacctcaaactcaacaTGTAGTCACAGCATACACCTGCCTCCCCTCAGCCTTTCAAGTGGTGAGATAATAGGTATGCATCACCTCGCACAGGTCAACATTCATTTCCAATACTTCAGatatttatttgacattttaaacAAGCAGATAAGTACCAGACTGACAAAAACAAGGACCTTGTTACTAAGGAACCTTTGAGAACCTGTATCAAAATAGacattagatgtgtgtgtgtgtgtgtgtgtgtgtgtgtgtgtgtgtgagagagagagagagagagagaaataatgtaTAATCTATGTTtatgttaaaatatattaaataaaatagaatatacaGAATTTTTGCAACACCTCTTGATAGGCATATATGAtatgttttaataaaaagaatgaacatTACTAAAACTTACGTaactaaaattttataatttgatATTTCCTCTAAAGATTGTCTGTGACTAAACTAAAACTAAGTTTCTGTTCAAAACAAAGCACTGGGAAAGAGTTCTAGAACTATCTCCGTTGTTTCTTTAGCTTgttttttaaggtttgttttatttttatatatttgtttatgtcCATGTGGGTTATTTATACAGtacagtgcctgcagaggtcagaagaggacatctagaactggagttgcaggtggttgtggcCCACTTGATATTGCTGctcaggactgaactcaggtctctctgtaaaagcagtatgtgctcttaactgctggactATCCTTCCAGCCCCACCTTAGATTGTGCCACAACACCCGGCTCACCTTAgcttatttttaatgttataaatacaaataattgggaagaatattaaaagacacATAGAAGATTGATACTATATTTTTGTCCCTTCCTAAATCTCAATACAAAGTGTATTCTATACAGAGTATAGCAGAGTAGAATTTGGTGTTAGCTAATAAAGGAATGCATATAATACACTGGATTATttctcaatttttctttcttttatatttcaggCCCCAGAACAGTTTTTTTCTGGGCTCCAATAATGAAATGGGTAAGTCTTAGTTCTAATAGGAGTTACTTGAAATAATTCCTTAATATAAATTTactaacttaaaatatattttatgaaagctGTATACTACCTACCTTTCTCAACACTATTAATTTATCAGAAATGGCTTTTCCCCCCCCACGCTggatgtcctggagcttactctgtagacctCGAACTTACAGAGATACGCCTGCcactgtctcttgagtgctgggattaaaggcatctttCACTACCACCGAGCCTAAATTCTTAACAAAACATACAGAGTCATGCAAGGTGGTATACCCTATCATTCCCAGTACTTGACTGACAGAGATAGGAAGATAGGGAAGGGTTTAAGTCTATCCCTCGGCTCTATatagaatttgaggccagcctaaagTGTATATGACTATGTCAATATATGTATTACATAAGAGCATTTGGTGTAAATGATGGCTTATAACTTTTAGCTCCAAGATTAATAATTTTACTATAATATAtagtctctgtgtatatataatacatattcaaTCTAGTGGCTATAGCAATGATTTATAGCAAATCATTGAATTTATATTGAAAAGGATCTGTTTGAACCTTTTTATAAGTGAGGATCTTCAGGCCCCATCACATATCTGCTTACTCAGTCTGAAAAGAATCCAGGGATGGAGCCCAAGAAGCTGTTTTAATGCCCTCTGCAGGTGATTCTAGTGTCCTCCAAGTTTGAAAACTGCTGATCTGTGAGCTTTAATATgacaaaatacatataaaattactACTTTAATcagttttgcttttgtattttaaatatacatcCTAGTACTGTTCATTGCTTCATCATTTAGCCAGTCTGCAAAGACTTTGCATCTTGGAGACTTTGGGATCATACACACTCCCCTacttactgttctttctcttaaaatACCATTCTACTTCTTGGTTGTGTCTGTGAGTTTGACTGTTCTAGGTACCTCATAGAAGTGGAAGcatgcaatattttttttaagatcttttaaatatctatgtctgtgtgcatgtatttgtacgTGTTGCTGATGTCTGAGGAGACCAACGAGTGTGTCAGATTCTCTGAAGCCAGAGTTAGAGGCATTTGTGAGCTACCcagcatgggtgctaggaacctaaCTTTAGTCCTCCGCAGGAGTaacaagggctcttaactgctgagacatctctccaggcccatggAATCATGCAGTGTTTATGACTGGTTTGTGTTCTCCAGGCTATTGCATGTCAGAATTTGCTTATTCTGTGGCTGAATAATATCCACTGTGTTGCTGGCTGTAGGCCTTGAAAGCCAGTACTGTGGAGCTAAAAGTTGGTGGGAAAGAAATAAGGTTTGTTGAAGGACTGGCAGCTTGGAAGACAGGGGAGGCTTTTATGCTGctacctctgacctccatcctGCTCCATCTCtccaaaaaaaaattgttgggaattggatgTAACAAAGGACTTTAGCACTAGTATGGTTggacaaacctttaatcccagtactcaagagacaGGCAGTCAGATTAGTTCAAAAGCAACCTATTCTACATagaaaatgataatttaaaagTGTATTTTTAGAAGGACGCACAGGGGACAGTTGCAAGAATAATACATGCTGGGCAGAGCCCTTATCATTTATAGCATttgtctcccttttattttttttttcttttttctaatctgGGTGTAACATTGTAATGGACCTTTAACCTCCTGAAGATCTTTAAAcagaattatttaattttattttgttgatgTGCAGTACCACAGGTTGATCCCAGGGCCTACGTGTGCTAGGCAGGTGGTGTAGCAGCACCGAGGTGCATCCCCAGCCTAACACACTAACCCTTGTGCAAGTTGAATCTCAGCGGTTTGCATGGTCTATGTTAGCCGGTGCATAAACTAAAGATCTCAGCGGTTTGCATGGTCTATGTTAGCCGGTGCATAAACTAAAGAATATGGAGAGGCAGTTAGATATTTGGGAGCAGTCTTAGCATTATCAGATGCTTTGGCTTGAGGTTTCATTTtggttaggtttggtttggtttatagcGCTAAGACTTAAACTCGGGGCCTCATGCATGGATGGCAGGGGTGCTTTATTATGGCGTGCCATCCTTTTTCACCCTTTGTTTTGAGATATTGTCTCAGTAAACTGTCCAGATTTGCCTTGAAGTTTTGATCCTTAACCCTCTTTTAACTTCTTATTTTGGAATAGGATCTCACTAAGATGCCTATGCTAACCTTTGAACTCATTCTGTTGTTATGACGACAGGCTTTTAATTTATGATCCTCCTCCCCTTAGCCCATACCTTGAATCACAGGCTTACACCAGCCCAGCTTATTACCAAGCGTTCTGAGTGATGCTGAAGTTAGGATATGTGTGGTGTGGTTCTGTAAAAGACACTGAAGACATAGGTAGCaggagtggggtggaggtggagagACAGCTCGGTTTAGAGCGCTTACTTCTCTTGCACATGcctagattcagttcccagcatctacacgaTGCCTCGCTGCCAGCTGTAACTCCTGTTTCATGGGTTCCAGTGCCCTTGTCTGGACTCCATGTGCAGTGCACACAGATAGTACGCCTGTGTGCATGCTGGCAAAATGCTCATacccacaaaaataaaagtaacaactTTAAGGCACCAAGGAAGATATGGTCATGTGTATtttaatatgaaagaaaaatcatCTAGGGCCAGCAAGAGCTCAGATGGTAAAGGCTCCTTTGGCTAAGCCTAAATTCAATTTCTGGGACTCACTTGGagtaaggagagaactgagtcccacAGCTTGTCCTATGACTTCTACATATGTACCATGGTATATGTACGTGCTCACAAAAATAAGAACACTTCTAAAAATAGGAAAAAGCCATCTAATAAACTAAGACTGAGTGAACTTTCCAggtacttaaaaaaacaaaaaaatattgacAGAAAACATGAGGAAGTACTCCTAAATTTGTTatagagggttttgtttgtttggtttggtttggtttttggttttggtttgttgtttgtttggtggggtttttggggggcaggggcaggggttcTTGCTGTGAATTTTCTTAATGGTCTGGGCATTATTATGATTATAGCTTTCATGTGGAAATTCACAACTcttttatgtttaatttaaaGTTAAAGATGATAGTCTCCCTCCTGAGGCCCCACCGTGTCTTAATGTCTATTTGCAGGGATTGGTGTGTGCTGGACTAGCGGACATGGCCAGACCTGCAGAGAAACTCAGCACAGCTCAGTCCACTGTGTTGATGGCTACAGGTAAGTTAAACCCTTCCATGTTCTACTGTTGGGTAACTATTTCTGAGATGTGAGAAAAAGTCTATGCACTACAGAAGGAGTTGGAACAACCAAAGTTCAGCTTAGTGAGACAATGAGTTTCTTGGAGCTAGTTATAGAAATAGGGGTAAGGAGTTACTTACAGGACCAGAAAGGACTCAGATGGTTGTGTCACGGAAAACCTACCACAGCATGGGTGACAGGCAGGAAACATGAAACTCGCTGCACAAACTGCAGACAGTTAACAGGTTAGAAAGTGTTTCTTCTAAGTAACTCGGTTAGTCTGAATATCTTCCAGGAAGCTTGGCTTGTTTGAGAGGTTTTCTCAGCGGTCTTTACTATTTATAATGAGCTTAAAGAGAGAGGGACTTAAGTGCCACTGGTCAGTTTTAGGAACTTcctgataattttaaatttacttcTTGAATTTTAACCAGCTTCTCTTCATATCATCACAAGtctttttaaattcattattgttgagaatttcatacatgttatAATGTTTTGATCTAATCATCCCCCCACTATATTTCTCTCTCAACAACAGTAAGAGGAACATCCTGAGTCTTAACTTATCCAGGATGGTTGTCCTGGAAGAGATTGCTATACAGTAACTACATACTAGCTGAAGCGATCGCGCTGCCTCTAAAGGCCAGTCTCACAACTGAAATTaaccacaaacaacaaaactCTCTTTGGTCTTACAGTCATTAgtgattttattttccaaatgtcTGCACACATATTTACTCACATTATCCATCCTTAGGAAACCTGCTGCATTATGGACAGCTTAGCCAGGAAGGCTGTTAGGAATAAGGGTCTGCTTGAGATTCTGCTTTTCAGGTTTTTGAAATCTTTTGGAAAGATGGTATAGTTAATATGGCTGGTTCCTAGCCAAGTCTCCTTCTAATGTAAGAATTTCATGTAATACTGAAAATTATACCATGAGaatttttatgtaatatataatgtagAAGAGTCTATACCTTTAAAAATGCTTTGTTTCACCCCACACTGTGACTTTTCTTCTTGTATGAGCTGCTTATTGACTCTTCCTTTGCACTTAATGCTCTttgttgacttaaaaaaaataaataaatctaacttttaagggaaaaaaatgctTTGTTTCAACAGGGTTTATTTGGTCAAGATATTCACTTGTAATTATACCAAAAAATTGGAGTTTGTTCGCTGTTAATTTCTTTGTGGGGTCAGCAGGAGCCTCTCAGCTGTTTCGGATTTGGAGGTAAGCCAAGTTGCTTTTAGAAGTGGTTCAGAAGTCACCTCAATGACTGTGGGTGTATCAAGTATTATATTGACTAAATTGTGCATGAAGGAGAAATGTGTTGTTTCCATCAAAGTCTGGAGAGTTACAAATAAAAGCAGCTAAGCTTGTGTTACCTAGGTTTTAGATCCATTTTtcatagtctgtctgtctgtctgtctctctctctctctcgctctctctctctttgtctctctctctttctctcacacacacacacacacaattgtattctaattttctgttgCTGATAAAATAccataccatgaccaaaagcaacttaaacaAGAAAGAGTTTgcttggcttacagttccagggggCAGAGTATATGATGGTGGGAAATCATGGCGATAGGAACAGCTTGGCTGTAGGAGCAGGTTGATCCCATTTCCATTCACAtttaagaagcagagagagggcacAGGAAATGGAGTATGACTGGTAAATCTCAAAGCCAACTTTCAGTGACAATACTTtgtccagcaaggctccacctcttaaaggttctataacttcccaaacagcaccaccctggggaccaagtgttcaaatccaTGAACCTTTGGACAGCAATTCTCATTTAGACCAGCACCACAACATATAAAACTCATGGTGTGCTAAGTAGATTCCATCATCCTCCTTTTCACTTGCTTCCAACTATATGTAGTAAGTGAGCTTTAAATGTATAGGAAGTTTATATACATATTCCCATTGGCCCAGGGTCACTCAAGATTGAACATAAAGGGCTGAAGGAATGGTGTGGCTGTTAGGAGTGCCAGTGGCTCTTTCTGAGGACTGAAATTTGACTGTCAGCACCTTcgtcatgtggctcacaaccgcctgtaactccaAGCTCAGGAAATCCAGTTTCTGGTCTTGACAGAAACCTGTACAttttcacatgtacacataaacacatgcacacaataattatcttttaaataaagaatgaaaataggtcAGTGGATGTGGCTCGTAGgtccagtgcttgcctagcatatgtgagCCCTTGGATTGGACCCCACTCactggaattgtgtgtgtgtgtgtgtgtgtgtgtgtgtgtgtgtgtgataaaaattaaaatttatataagaAACTTAAATCATATAGTTGGTTAAAATCTGAAACAGAGAGCAGAAGCAATGAACCCTTTGAGTGAATTTTCCTTCAGCCTATTTCAATAAGCTCCATGGAAGATTATATTGACAGTGGCAAGAAGTGCTTCTCATTCCCTCTGTACATGTTGGTATTGATAATTATTCATCTCTGTTTTCTTTATAGATATAACCAAGAACTCAAATCTAAAGGGATCCAGTAAGAGAGTTCCTGATCACCTGAACATTCTAGATGTGGACAGAAACATTGGAACCTAGTGTATTTGCTTACCGATAAGGTGATGCTAAATTCTGATAACATTCGAAAAGAAGGAAAGCAAAATCTAACTGTACTTAAAAGCTAGCACTTGACTTcacaaaaaataaagcaaactttTAGTACCAGTCTGTCTTTACATTTGCCTCAAGGGGACTTGCTTGTGGATGGCACCAACCTTGGTTTCTACCATTTGTCCATAATAAACCGTACTTGGTCATGCATACCCCCCACTTCATCTTTCAGTTAACCAAAATGtaagcacaaacacatacaagcaAACATGGTCAAAGGGTTAAGAGATCTGCTTACTAGTGTGGGATGGCCAAGTGACACAAGTGGAAGAACATCATGTCCAAGGGTGAAAGAGAGACAGTAGAATGACTGGCAAAATGGACTGAACTATTTTAAAACACTAACCAGACAGACATTCTTTCATCACTAGAGATTTTTAAATAGGATGATTGTAATGATGAACTGAGAcaattttgttgttctgttttttgctgttcattttctttaagacaggaacTTGCTATAGCCTAGGATAGCCTCCAACTCTCCTCTTGTGACTCAGTCTCTCAAGTGTGGAGATTACAGAAATGTGCTCTCATTCCCAGCTTGAGATAATGTTAACACAGCCTGATTCATAAAAGAGTGTTCATCTTTAATTACTTTAGTAACTAATATAATACAGCACAAAAAGCTTTAGAGTCCATCTACCCTGACCTTACATCTTAGTTCTATGATTTATAAGCTGGGGCTTTGGGTAAAATAAGTGCTTTGCAGAGACTTGCAACCTAACTAGGTTTTCTGTATATGCTTGTAACCTTTGTCTCCAGGATCTAGGAGACTCTGGGCATAGATTACTCTATACTGGAAAATTATCTTTCGATTGATTTTGCCTTAATTTTGAAGTACTAAACTAAAACTATTAGTAAAACAAGACTTCATTAGCACTGTAGCCAGGTGAGTCAGCAAAGCAAGGTATTTCAGTATTTGAAGAAATGAGAGACTGTTTCGGTAGGTTAAATCCAGGATTTGTGCATGGGAAACACACACTGTAACACCGAGCTACACACCAACCGAAGGACCTTTAAAATCATACTATACAACAGGGTTAGAGAAatagcccagcagttaagagcactcactgttcCTACAGAGTTAAGTACCTGTGATCCACATTgctactcacaaccatctataactccagttccaggggtccaTAGCCTTCCAGCCTCTCCAGGCACAGCCACTCTGGGTGCACTTAtttatatacaggcaaaacacttgtccctcataatctgtcTTTGAGGAGGAAAGACTAGAGAATTTGGTATGGGCAAATTGAAACGCTTTTGAACACTCCTATTATTACTACTTTTCACAAGGCATATTTATCTGTTTGCCATATGAGTACATGTGTTTCCAAGAgtaaacatttagaaaaaaagCATGAACTAAGGTACTAAGATAAAACAAATTAGTAAAATGTACATATTAGCCAGATATGGTGctacacagctgtaatcccaacatGGGGAAGATCAGATCGTTTTTTAGTACCTTGTAAGTTTAAAGCCATCCTGAAAGAAAGAGTATTTCTTGTATAGAGTCTCTCCCATGTTGGTTCACAAGATTTAACTGAAGCCAGAAGTGAGAGCACTCTATTAATCCCAGCTATAGGGAAGCACTCAGTCCTGAACTCTAGACCTGCATGAACAATACAGCAAGACTTCCCGGGGAAGTGTGTGTGGGCTGGGGAAGGCAGGAGGTATGTTGATACATACCTGTAATTTACACACTTGTGATGGGTGGAGGCATGaagttcaggagttcaaggctcagttatatgaaacactgtctcaaaaaaacaaaataataggcTGGGTAgtgatagtgcacacctttaatcccagcacacagaggcagaggcaggtggatttctgagtttgaggccagcctggtctacagagtgagttccagtacagccagggctacacagagaaaccctgtctcgaaaaaaaaaaaaagaaaaaaccctataCTCTTAAATACTTACAGGAGTTGCTTTACTAGCAGTCTCTCATTGTAGATCCTGAACTCCCTAAGAGTAACTTCCACAGTGGCACAAGTCAGTATAGATGAATTCTGTGTCAAGCTTTTCTATCAAGTCCTTATTGACAGCTTTGTAAGTTTTTTTCAGTGCCACTGAGATTCCAACTCAACTGTGCCACATTGACTTGCGAATCTCTTCCTCTGAGATTTAAAGTTGATTAAAAGTAATAGCACTGGCTAATGGAGTTATAAAGATTCACTGAAATGACATTTTAGCACCGTGTCTGGCTCATGCCACCTACCTAATGTAAGAAAGTTCAGGAAATGCTATTTGGTTAGAAA is part of the Mus musculus strain C57BL/6J chromosome 1, GRCm38.p6 C57BL/6J genome and encodes:
- the Mpc2 gene encoding mitochondrial pyruvate carrier 2, with protein sequence MAAAGARGLRATYHRLMDKVELLLPKKLRPLYNHPAGPRTVFFWAPIMKWGLVCAGLADMARPAEKLSTAQSTVLMATGFIWSRYSLVIIPKNWSLFAVNFFVGSAGASQLFRIWRYNQELKSKGIQ